From Aspergillus chevalieri M1 DNA, chromosome 4, nearly complete sequence, a single genomic window includes:
- a CDS encoding uncharacterized protein (COG:S;~EggNog:ENOG410PP50;~InterPro:IPR007224;~PFAM:PF04090;~go_function: GO:0001164 - RNA polymerase I core promoter sequence-specific DNA binding [Evidence IEA];~go_function: GO:0001181 - RNA polymerase I general transcription initiation factor activity [Evidence IEA];~go_process: GO:0006361 - transcription initiation from RNA polymerase I promoter [Evidence IEA]) → MASFVPSASAFSLPLPPWQQPPSLRVAQYERKKRKRDFNDWGNETEDAGDETTDAASDFTPAASSLILSPNEAHQYRIAGLPFDQELPGGHFPHAAPKDVSHRRKTRGDILKDLSALSPPIYPPQSAAHKGNLRLQHFAVLSAILHRCLLQRDYLRAGRAWALILREEYGGSPVDIRYEGRWGIGAEILLRRGRQLSDLTSSSETVDDESLKMKNASGLCFTRKGFEDAKQYYERLIIQYPFRKVAPDATSALHFYPAMFGLWIYVTQEESNAARDALQRSFAEDSSDELSDDEDGFKVHRSSDKRKQKMAAEVRAKELEQAQQIAARMDEIIVSPPYSDSPELLGLRGMISLWIADLFVLSVPQPENDYHDFHGVDAISSDDFTGSIQERREQRLAMEKRQAEILKSVGYFEKGNQRGRGVSHTLENLHIDDGGSYMS, encoded by the coding sequence ATGGCTTCTTTTGTGCCTTCAGCGTCAGCCTTTTCTTTGCCGCTTCCGCCCTGGCAACAACCTCCTAGCTTGCGTGTAGCTCAATATGAGCGTAAGAAGCGCAAGAGAGATTTCAATGATTGGGGAAATGAGACCGAGGATGCTGGCGATGAAACCACTGATGCTGCCTCAGATTTTACTCCAGCGGCATCATCCTTAATTCTGTCGCCCAACGAAGCCCATCAATACCGCATTGCAGGTCTCCCTTTTGACCAAGAGCTGCCAGGTGGGCATTTCCCTCATGCAGCCCCAAAAGACGTATCACATCGTCGGAAAACTAGAGGCGATATACTCAAGGACTTGTCGGCCTTATCGCCTCCCATCTATCCACCACAGTCTGCTGCCCATAAGGGGAATCTTCGGTTGCAGCATTTTGCCGTGCTCTCGGCTATTCTCCATCGTTGCCTTCTCCAACGAGATTATCTTCGTGCAGGAAGGGCTTGGGCTTTGATCCTCCGTGAAGAGTATGGAGGCAGTCCGGTTGATATACGCTATGAAGGGAGATGGGGTATCGGCGCTGAAATTTTACTTCGGCGGGGACGACAGTTATCCGATCTCACATCTTCATCTGAAACAGTGGATGATGAATCcttgaaaatgaagaatgCTTCCGGACTTTGTTTTACGAGGAAAGGATTTGAGGATGCGAAGCAGTATTACGAGAGGCTCATTATTCAATATCCGTTTCGAAAAGTCGCGCCGGACGCAACAAGCGCCTTACATTTCTACCCCGCCATGTTTGGACTTTGGATATATGTTACACAAGAGGAGAGCAATGCCGCTCGAGATGCGTTGCAACGAAGTTTTGCCGAGGACTCGTCGGATGAATTGtcggatgatgaagatggctTTAAGGTTCATCGCAGCTCCGACAAAAGAAAGCAGAAAATGGCTGCAGAGGTACGAGCGAAAGAATTGGAACAAGCCCAGCAAATCGCAGCCCGTATGGATGAAATTATTGTATCCCCTCCATATTCAGATTCTCCCGAATTATTGGGACTCAGAGGTATGATTTCACTCTGGATCGCGGATCTTTTTGTTCTGAGTGTACCGCAACCAGAAAATGACTATCATGACTTTCATGGTGTCGACGCCATATCCTCAGATGACTTTACAGGGTCCATCCAAGAAAGGCGAGAACAAAGGCTTGCCATGGAAAAGAGGCAGGCGGAGATTTTGAAATCGGTAGGGTATTTCGAGAAAGGAAATCAGCGTGGCAGGGGAGTCTCTCATACACTTGAAAACCTTCACATCGACGATGGGGGTTCTTACATGAGTTGA
- the LAD1_2 gene encoding NAD(P)-dependent alcohol dehydrogenase (COG:Q;~EggNog:ENOG410PJR0;~InterPro:IPR013154,IPR013149,IPR036291,IPR011032;~PFAM:PF00107,PF08240;~go_process: GO:0055114 - oxidation-reduction process [Evidence IEA]) produces MSTNRGVYTDPVHNLYVADAEPAAGTVSSGSSLQPGEVTVATKRSGICGSDVHFWKHGGIGPWQVATPHILGHESAGEIVAVHLSVTTHKVGDRIAVEPQIICFACKPCLTGRYNGCKKLTFRSSPLSHRLLRTYVNHLTIWCHKIGYRLSYDGGALLELLSVALTGVTRAGVMIGDPVVVCGAGPIGLITLQVCRVAGAWLIVIIDINETRLKFAEKYVPGVRACLVRRDQSPEDSAEQVNGLMGEGVEAATALECTGMESSLATAVHSVKFGGKAFVIGVGKDKLEIPFMRMRAREIELKFQQRYVNMWPRAIRVLESDMVDPKKLATHEFCLEDAVDAFLAAADPKHGAIKVLIRSE; encoded by the exons ATGTCTACCAATCGTGGTGTCTACACTGATCCCGTTCATAATCTATATGTCGCCGATGCAGAACCCGCAGCCGGTACTGTCTCATCCGGTTCATCACTCCAACCGGGCGAGGTTACCGTTGCCACCAAAAGAAGTGGTATATGCGG CTCCGACGTCCACTTCTGGAAGCATGGTGGCATCGGTCCCTGGCAAGTAGCAACCCCGCATATTCTGGGCCACGAATCTGCCGGCGAAATCGTCGCAGTCCATCTCTCTGTAACAACACACAAAGTGGGAGATCGCATCGCTGTCGAACCGCAAATTATCTGTTTTGCCTGCAAGCCTTGTCTCACTGGTCGCTATAACGGGTGCAAAAAACTGACGTTTCGGTCAAGTCCACTGTCACATAGATTGCTGCGCACCTATGTCAACCATCTCACCATCTGGTGCCATAAGATCGGCTACCGGTTGTCCTATGATGGGGGAGCGCTACTGGAGCTGCTGAGTGTGGCGCTGACGGGCGTGACGAGGGCAGGAGTAATGATTGGCGATCCGGTGGTTGTTTGTGGTGCTGGACCTATCGGCTTGATTACGCTTCAGGTTTGTCGGGTTGCGGGGGCATGGCTGATTGTTATAATAGATATCAATGAGACAAGGCTGAAATTTGCCGAGAAATATGTTCCTGGGGTTAGGGCTTGTTTGGTACGACGGGACCAGAGTCCGGAGGACAGTGCTGAGCAGGTAAATGGATTGATGGGTGAGGGGGTTGAAGCTGCCACCGCCTTGGAATGTACCGGAATGGAGTCTAGCTTAGCCACGGCAGTACATAGTGTCAAGTTCGGTGGAAAGGCATTTGTAATCGGGGTAGGCAAGGATAAACTGGAGATCCCCTTTATGAGGATGAGGGCTCGCGAGATCGAACTAAAATTTCAGCAGAGGTATGTCAATATGTGGCCGAGGGCTATTCGGGTTCTGGAGAGCGACATGGTTGACCCGAAGAAGCTGGCGACCCATGAATTCTGCTTAGAAGACGCTGTCGATGCGTTTCTGGCGGCCGCTGATCCAAAACATGGCGCTATAAAGGTGCTCATTCGGTCCGAGTAA